The following coding sequences lie in one Tachysurus fulvidraco isolate hzauxx_2018 chromosome 19, HZAU_PFXX_2.0, whole genome shotgun sequence genomic window:
- the LOC113641615 gene encoding LOW QUALITY PROTEIN: scavenger receptor cysteine-rich type 1 protein M130-like (The sequence of the model RefSeq protein was modified relative to this genomic sequence to represent the inferred CDS: substituted 1 base at 1 genomic stop codon): MKDAAVVCRELSCGEAVEISYWAEFGEGTGEIWIYDVYCRGSELTLNNCSSQGGHYCDHRGDAGVTCSGHRMPRLSAGPHRCSGRVEVFHGGSRSTVCDADFDQQDAEVVCXELGCGIPVKVLGSAAFGQGEGQVWTEELQCRGNESGIYFCPSSSSLKHSACSHDNDVGLICSGHTEARLVNGLDSCSGRVELLYLGVWGTVCAVSWDMRAADVLCAQLDCGSAVAVVKVDWFGEGSNHIWADMFECQGKETHLSQCGVSSWSRAACSHKHDVGVICNGSSVALHEWRVRLSGGSKCQGEVEIYFRQDWRRVLLDSWSLSEASVLCRQLGCGSVLNYRSSPSTTEHKHMCVTGFSCSGSKEHLRNCSSAQAEHVNCSSGEQLYITCSGKHPQMSSSIRLVGSGGDCAGRLEVFHSGSWGTVCDDSWGIEDVQVVCRQLQCGEALSNHIPAWFGLGTGSIWLNEVECEGNETSLWNCRYQLCEEGECGHHEDVGVVCSEFKEIRLSKGCEGNLEVFYNGTWGNVCYNHMDDELETANMVCGELNCGRRGSLTNTEARVKSAPNWLDHVKCRKHDSNLWQCPSSPWGQNRCNNHDEVVHITCTDDGTSLRSQGTCSSFPLQKYCLKHWSLRLSGGKGSCSGRLEVYHNSTWGSVCDDQWNIMNAQVVCRQLGCGSALSADDWFGSGEGTFWLNRVKCRGDEIYLWDCHHSLKKHTDCSPAGVTCADISTVSTATPTTTTTTTTKSVRTDLNPVSPGPPSSPPLVLYVLGTLLFLALVLLLVLFYQNRVLRKGTTLSQIFYYII, encoded by the exons ATGAAAgatgctgcagtggtgtgtagagagctgAGCTGTGGGGAGGCTGTAGAGATTAGTTATTGGGCTGAGTTTGGAGAAGGAACAGGAGAAATCTGGATATATGATGTGTACTGTAGAGGATCTGAGTTGACTCTAAACAATTGTAGCTCACAAGGGGGACATTACTGTGATCATAGGGGGGATGCTGGAGTCACTTGTTCAg gtcaCAGAATGCCGAGACTCAGTGCTGGTCCTCACCGGTgctctgggagagtggaggtgtTTCATGGAGGTTCCCGGTCCACAGTGTGCGATGCTGACTTTGACCAGCAGGATGCAGAGGTTGTGTGTTGAGAGCTGGGCTGTGGGATTCCTGTGAAGGTTCTGGGATCAGCTGCTTTTGGACAAGGGGAGGGTCAGGTGTGGACAGAGGAGCTTCAGTGTAGAGGAAACGAATCTGGGATTTACTTCTgtccatcatcatcttcactcaaacactcagcCTGTTCCCATGACAACGATGTGGGATTAATATGTTCTG GTCACACAGAGGCGCGGCTGGTGAACGGACTGGACTCCTGTTCTGGTcgagtggagctcctgtacctcGGTGTGTGGGGCACAGTTTGTGCTGTAAGCTGGGATATGAGAGCTGCAGATGTTCTATGTGCACAGCTGGATTGTGGGAGTGCTGTGGCTGTGGTGAAGGTGGACTGGTTTGGGGAGGGGAGTAACCACATCTGGGCTGATATGTTTGAATGTCAGGGGAAGGAGACACACCTATCACAATGTGGCGTCTCATCATGGAGTCGAGCTGCATGCTCTCATAAACATGATGTTGGAGTCATCTGTAATG GATCCTCTGTGGCGCTTCATGAGTGGCGAGTGCGGTTGTCTGGAGGGAGCAAGTGTCAGGGGGAGGTGGAGATTTATTTCAGGCAGGACTGGAGGAGAGTTCTCCTGGACTCGTGGAGTCTGTCTGAGGCGTCTGTGctctgcagacagctgggctgtggctCCGTGCTGAACTACCGCTCCTCTCCatccaccactgaacacaaacacatgtgtgtaacaggtttCAGCTGCTCTGGGAGTAAAGAACATCTGAGGAACTGCAGCAGTGCACAAGCTGAACATGTCAACTGCAGCTCCGGGGAACAGCTCTACatcacctgctcaggtaaacacccacaaatgagcag CTCCATCAGGCTGGTTGGTTCTGGTGGAGACTGTGCAGGAAGGCTGGAGGTTTTCCACAGCGGTTCGTgggggactgtgtgtgatgactcgtggggtattgaggatgttcaggtggtgtgcagacagctgcagTGTGGAGAGGCCCTCAGTAACCACATACCAGCCTGGTTTGGTCTTGGAACTGGGTCCATATGGCTGAATGAGGTGGAgtgtgaggggaacgagacgtccCTGTGGAACTGCAGATATCAGCTGTGTGAAGAGGGTGAATGTGGACACCATGAGGACGTAGGAGTCGTCTGCTCAG AGTTTAAAGAGATCCGACTCTCAAAGGGCTGTGAGGGGAATCTGGAAGTGTTCTACAATGGAACCTGGGGTAATGTGTGTTACAATCACATGGATGATGAGCTAGAAACAGcaaacatggtgtgtggagAGCTGAACTGTGGAAGACGTGGCAGTCTGACAAACACTGAAGCACGAGTAAAATCTGCTCCTAACTGGCTGGATCATGTGAAATGTAGGAAACACGACTCTAATCTGTGGCAGTGTCCATCTTCACCCTGGGGACAGAACAGATGTAATAATCATGATGAAGTGGTTCATATTACCTGCACAG atgaTGGAACGTCTCTACGTTCTCAAGGGACATGCTCGTCATTTCCTCTTCAGAAATACTGCTTAA aacactgGTCTCTCAGGCTGAGTGGAGGAAAGGGAAGCTGCTCTGGGAGGTTGGAGGTGTATCATAACTCTACGTGGGGCTCCGTTTGTGATGATCAGTGGAACATCATGAACgctcaggtggtgtgcagacagctgggctgtgggtCGGCACTGAGTGCTGATGATTGGTTTGGTTCTGGTGAAGGGACTTTCTGGCTGAACAGAGTGAAGTGTCGAGGGGATGAGATTTACCTGTGGGACTGTCATCATTCCCTgaagaaacacactgactgctctcctgctggagtcacctgtgcag ACATATCCACTGTGTCCACTGCtacacccaccaccaccaccaccaccaccaccaaatcag TAAGAACTGATCTAAACCCTGTGTCACCTGGACCTCCATCCTCCCCTCCACTGGTTCTCTATGTGTTGGGAACGCTGCTCTTCCTGGCCTTAGTGCTTCTGCTGGTACTGTTTTACCAGAACAGAGTGCTCAGGAAAGGTACCACACTTTCacaaattttttattatattatttaa